The following are encoded in a window of Streptomyces sp. Go-475 genomic DNA:
- a CDS encoding glycoside hydrolase family 15 protein codes for MAGRIEDYALIGDMQTAALVCRDGTVDWLCLPRFDSHAIFAGLLGNEEHGFWRLGPAYASDQEPPTAARRSYRGDSLILESEWDTQRGTVRVTDFMPPRDGAPQLIRIVEGVSGRVPMRSALRMRFSYGRVVPWVHKHEGRTVAVAGPDSVWFDTSAETYGKSLTTYADFTVAPGDRIAFTISWQPSHKEPPPLPEPEQSLEATEDFWREWVDHCTYHGPYREAVVRSLITLKALTYAPTGGIVAAPTTSLPEDIGGVRNWDYRYTWLRDAAITLSSLLRTGYREEARAWREWLLRAVAGDPENLQIMYGIAGERELGEAELDWLPGYEGSTPVRVGNGAAHQLQLDVYGEVTEALHLAHMTGLARNDYASLLQLKLIRYLEDHWQDPDEGIWEVRGPRRHFVHSKVMAWVAVDRTIKLIESGDADGPLERWKELRDDIHRDVCEKGYDKERNTFTQSYGSKELDASLLLIPQMGFLPPDDKRVIGTIEAIQRELSTPDGFILRYPTSGGDEGVDGLPGDEGAFLACSFWMADDLAMIGRVDEARKLFEKLLSLRNDLGLLAEEWDPRLQRQVGNFPQAFSHVPLIDTALRLTASGAYGG; via the coding sequence GTGGCCGGGCGCATCGAAGACTACGCACTCATCGGAGACATGCAGACCGCTGCCCTGGTCTGCCGGGACGGGACAGTCGACTGGCTGTGCCTGCCCCGCTTCGACTCGCACGCCATCTTCGCCGGCCTGCTGGGCAACGAGGAGCACGGCTTCTGGCGGCTCGGCCCCGCCTACGCCTCCGACCAGGAGCCCCCCACCGCCGCCCGGCGCAGCTACCGCGGCGACTCGCTGATCCTGGAGTCCGAGTGGGACACCCAGCGGGGCACGGTCCGGGTGACCGACTTCATGCCGCCGCGTGACGGCGCCCCGCAGCTGATCCGGATCGTGGAAGGCGTCTCGGGCCGCGTGCCGATGCGCTCGGCGCTGCGGATGCGGTTCTCCTACGGGCGGGTGGTGCCGTGGGTGCACAAGCACGAGGGGCGCACGGTGGCCGTGGCGGGCCCGGACTCCGTGTGGTTCGACACATCCGCCGAGACCTACGGCAAGTCGCTCACCACGTACGCCGACTTCACGGTCGCTCCGGGTGACCGGATCGCGTTCACGATCTCCTGGCAGCCCTCGCACAAGGAGCCGCCGCCGCTGCCCGAGCCGGAGCAGTCGCTGGAAGCGACGGAGGACTTCTGGCGCGAGTGGGTCGACCACTGCACGTACCACGGGCCGTACCGCGAGGCCGTGGTCCGCTCGCTGATCACGCTGAAGGCCCTGACGTACGCCCCGACCGGCGGCATCGTCGCCGCGCCGACCACCTCCCTGCCGGAGGACATCGGCGGCGTCCGCAACTGGGACTACCGTTACACGTGGCTGCGCGACGCGGCGATCACCCTGTCCTCGCTGCTGCGCACCGGCTACCGCGAGGAGGCCCGCGCCTGGCGCGAGTGGCTGCTGCGGGCGGTCGCCGGCGATCCGGAGAACCTGCAGATCATGTACGGCATCGCCGGCGAGCGCGAGCTCGGCGAGGCGGAGCTGGACTGGCTCCCGGGCTACGAGGGCTCCACCCCGGTCCGCGTCGGCAACGGCGCCGCGCACCAGCTCCAGCTGGACGTCTACGGCGAGGTCACCGAGGCCCTGCACCTGGCCCACATGACGGGCCTCGCGCGCAACGACTACGCCTCGCTGCTCCAGCTGAAGCTGATCCGATACCTGGAGGACCACTGGCAGGACCCGGACGAGGGCATCTGGGAGGTGCGCGGCCCGCGCCGCCACTTCGTGCACTCCAAGGTCATGGCCTGGGTCGCCGTCGACCGCACGATCAAGCTGATCGAGTCCGGCGACGCCGACGGCCCGCTGGAGCGCTGGAAGGAACTGCGCGACGACATCCACCGGGACGTGTGCGAGAAGGGCTACGACAAGGAGCGCAACACGTTCACGCAGTCGTACGGCTCGAAGGAGCTGGACGCCTCGCTGCTGCTGATCCCGCAGATGGGCTTCCTGCCGCCGGACGACAAGCGGGTCATCGGCACGATCGAGGCGATCCAGCGGGAGCTGTCCACGCCGGACGGCTTCATCCTGCGCTACCCGACCTCGGGCGGCGACGAGGGCGTCGACGGCCTGCCCGGTGACGAGGGCGCGTTCCTCGCCTGCTCGTTCTGGATGGCCGACGACCTGGCGATGATCGGCCGCGTGGACGAGGCCCGCAAGCTGTTCGAGAAGCTGCTGTCCCTGCGCAACGACCTCGGTCTGCTGGCCGAGGAGTGGGACCCGCGCCTGCAGCGCCAGGTGGGCAACTTCCCGCAGGCCTTCAGCCACGTGCCGCTCATCGACACGGCGCTGCGGCTGACGGCCTCGGGCGCGTACGGCGGCTGA
- a CDS encoding LLM class F420-dependent oxidoreductase yields the protein MDISVVAVGREDDSPVEEPLRVAVLADRLGYREVWAGEGPTWDSFVLATAIGAATRQATLTAGPVPVNVRDPLTVVRGAASTAAVTGRPVGVALGTSSKRVVEGVHGRPRTRPAATLEESAAVVRALMDSVPGEPVVPGSGFPRRLPPPGGMLTVAAFGERAVATAVAHADRMLLDLVSPEQVRMLRARMLAAAERAGRTPPRLAAWLPAAVDPEPESLRQILRSVVGYLAVPGYSDMFVDAGFAEVVELAAKGADRDTLLRALPPEAAGTVGLVGDAGTVRARVDAYAEAGLDEIALVPATAGDPAGERTLTALKPE from the coding sequence ATGGACATCAGCGTGGTCGCCGTGGGGCGGGAAGACGACAGTCCGGTCGAGGAGCCGTTGCGGGTCGCCGTGCTCGCGGACCGGCTCGGTTACCGGGAGGTGTGGGCGGGCGAGGGCCCGACGTGGGACTCGTTCGTCCTGGCGACGGCGATCGGCGCGGCCACACGACAGGCCACGCTGACGGCCGGGCCCGTGCCGGTGAACGTGCGCGACCCGCTCACCGTCGTCCGGGGCGCCGCGTCCACCGCGGCCGTCACCGGCCGACCCGTCGGGGTCGCCCTGGGCACCTCCAGCAAGCGGGTCGTCGAGGGCGTGCACGGCCGGCCGCGCACCCGGCCCGCCGCCACCCTGGAGGAGTCGGCCGCGGTGGTGCGCGCGCTGATGGACAGCGTGCCGGGCGAGCCGGTCGTGCCCGGCAGCGGCTTCCCGCGCCGGCTGCCGCCGCCCGGGGGGATGCTCACCGTGGCGGCCTTCGGCGAGCGCGCCGTCGCCACGGCCGTCGCCCACGCCGACCGGATGCTGCTCGACCTCGTCTCCCCGGAGCAGGTCCGCATGCTGCGGGCGCGGATGCTCGCGGCCGCCGAGCGGGCGGGCCGTACGCCCCCGCGGCTGGCCGCCTGGCTGCCCGCCGCCGTCGACCCGGAGCCCGAGTCGCTCCGGCAGATCCTGCGCAGCGTCGTCGGCTACCTCGCCGTGCCGGGCTACAGCGACATGTTCGTCGACGCCGGGTTCGCCGAGGTCGTCGAGCTGGCCGCCAAGGGCGCCGACCGGGACACCCTGCTGCGGGCACTGCCGCCCGAGGCCGCGGGCACGGTCGGCCTCGTCGGCGACGCCGGCACGGTCCGCGCCCGCGTCGACGCCTACGCGGAGGCCGGTCTCGACGAGATAGCCCTCGTCCCGGCCACGGCGGGCGACCCGGCGGGGGAGCGCACGCTCACGGCCCTCAAGCCGGAGTGA
- a CDS encoding PucR family transcriptional regulator codes for MDSGTGSAYDTQGAGITVQRALELPGLRSGLPEVLAGADRLGRTVRWVHAGEVPHIASLLKGGELLLTTGYGLGARPAEQRAFVRTLAERGIAALVVELGPRFTRLPAALVDTARSAGLPLVQLHREVPFVTVTEEIHTEIVNGHYALLQRAEEVHRRCTEVLLGGGGVPQVLGILADFGGNPVFLETADGQLLYAAGAGPEGADPLQVWEGLRGQHKDEPPLAGSLLVDVPGGGPGSGGVRARLVLLPVRTPLAPVHRMAAERAAGILAVVLMQARQEEELAARGRGDFLTDLAEGRVTAQDAPAQARVLGFRPGEGPLLPVVMRLGDALSPGGGWAVLARAVSEELAAVGVPVLLGVRPVEGRVPVLLGLRSESERATVADRVATALRAGVERAGMLRPGAPPPVVVVGVAGGWTAAASGLRHAAETAAAAQGLPDRPWFDARRLDIDLLLWRLRDHPDLAAFVDRALGPLLDHDRRSRPPLLPTLTTYLAHAGRKAETARELHLNRQTLYNRLARIGELLGTDLDDPQTVLALSLALRARRHVP; via the coding sequence ATGGACAGCGGGACGGGCAGCGCGTACGACACCCAGGGCGCCGGGATCACCGTGCAGCGGGCGCTGGAGCTGCCGGGGCTGCGCAGCGGGCTGCCCGAGGTGCTGGCGGGCGCCGACCGGCTCGGGCGCACCGTGCGCTGGGTGCACGCGGGCGAGGTGCCGCACATCGCCTCGCTGCTCAAGGGCGGCGAGCTGCTGCTGACCACGGGCTACGGCCTCGGCGCCCGCCCGGCCGAGCAGCGGGCGTTCGTGCGCACGCTGGCCGAGCGCGGCATCGCCGCCCTGGTCGTGGAACTCGGCCCGCGCTTCACCCGGCTCCCCGCGGCGCTGGTCGACACGGCCCGCTCGGCCGGACTGCCGCTCGTCCAGCTGCACCGCGAAGTGCCGTTCGTCACCGTCACGGAGGAGATCCACACCGAGATCGTCAACGGCCACTACGCGCTGCTCCAGCGGGCCGAGGAGGTGCACCGCCGCTGCACGGAGGTCCTGCTGGGCGGCGGCGGAGTGCCCCAGGTGCTCGGCATCCTGGCCGACTTCGGCGGCAACCCGGTCTTCCTGGAGACGGCCGACGGGCAGTTGCTGTACGCCGCCGGGGCCGGTCCCGAGGGCGCGGACCCGCTCCAGGTGTGGGAGGGGCTGCGCGGGCAGCACAAGGACGAGCCGCCGCTCGCGGGCTCGCTCCTCGTGGACGTGCCGGGCGGCGGACCCGGCAGCGGGGGCGTCCGCGCGCGTCTCGTCCTGCTGCCCGTGCGGACTCCCCTGGCGCCCGTGCACCGCATGGCGGCCGAGCGGGCGGCGGGCATCCTGGCCGTGGTGCTGATGCAGGCGCGGCAGGAGGAGGAACTGGCGGCGCGCGGCCGCGGCGACTTCCTCACGGACCTCGCCGAGGGCCGGGTCACGGCTCAGGACGCCCCGGCGCAGGCGCGCGTGCTGGGCTTCCGGCCGGGCGAGGGGCCACTGTTGCCGGTGGTCATGCGGCTGGGGGACGCGCTGTCGCCGGGGGGAGGCTGGGCCGTGCTGGCCCGGGCGGTCTCCGAGGAGCTGGCGGCGGTGGGCGTGCCGGTGCTGCTCGGGGTGCGGCCGGTGGAGGGCCGGGTGCCGGTGCTGCTGGGGCTGCGCTCGGAGTCGGAGCGGGCGACGGTCGCGGACCGGGTCGCGACGGCGCTGCGGGCCGGTGTGGAGCGGGCCGGGATGCTGCGGCCGGGCGCGCCGCCGCCCGTGGTGGTCGTGGGAGTGGCGGGCGGCTGGACGGCGGCGGCCTCGGGGCTGCGGCACGCCGCCGAGACGGCCGCGGCGGCGCAGGGCCTGCCGGACCGGCCCTGGTTCGACGCCCGCCGCCTGGACATCGACCTGCTGCTGTGGCGGCTGCGCGACCACCCGGACCTGGCCGCCTTCGTCGACCGGGCGCTCGGCCCGCTGCTGGACCACGACCGCCGCTCCCGCCCGCCGCTGCTGCCCACCCTGACGACCTACCTCGCCCACGCGGGACGCAAGGCGGAGACGGCCCGGGAGCTGCACCTCAACCGGCAGACCCTGTACAACCGGCTGGCGCGCATCGGGGAGCTGCTGGGCACGGACCTGGACGATCCGCAGACGGTCCTGGCCCTGAGCCTGGCGCTACGGGCCCGCAGACACGTCCCCTAG
- a CDS encoding glycosyltransferase family 4 protein produces MTPVSSHSPPGQSPLRTVQVLGGGNAASSAHVRSLAAGLVARGVKVTVCAPFEADRAYDFSGVGADHVHVPRSSDPVSVAALRAACANADLVHAHGLHASFRTVLALSGRRVRTPLVVTWHDRAHVDGARAQLLKVLERRVVKAATVVLGTTSALVDRARRTGARDARLAAVALPGPRRPVEPDDPDRLRPKVRAELGAIGRPLLMAVGSLERHRGYDVLLDAARVWRRLDPVPLVVIAGEGPLRGELQGRIEEEGLPVRLIGRRDGVTDLLAAADLALLPSRWEARSVLAQEALHARVPLVATDVGGIPELVGDAAELVPYGDAKALADSVVRLLGDPARRELLKEKGARQAASWPTEDETVAQVLSVYDELTQPRPLT; encoded by the coding sequence GTGACCCCCGTGAGCAGCCACTCACCGCCTGGCCAGTCCCCGCTGCGCACCGTGCAGGTGCTGGGCGGAGGCAACGCCGCCAGCAGTGCGCATGTCCGCTCGCTGGCCGCGGGGCTCGTCGCCAGGGGCGTGAAGGTCACGGTGTGCGCCCCTTTCGAGGCGGATCGCGCCTATGACTTCAGCGGCGTCGGGGCCGACCATGTGCACGTGCCGCGCAGCAGCGACCCGGTGTCGGTGGCGGCGCTGCGGGCGGCCTGCGCGAACGCCGATCTGGTGCACGCGCACGGGCTGCACGCCTCCTTCCGTACCGTCCTCGCCCTCAGCGGGCGGCGCGTGCGGACCCCGCTGGTGGTGACGTGGCACGACCGGGCGCACGTCGACGGTGCGCGTGCCCAGCTGCTGAAGGTGCTGGAGCGGCGGGTCGTGAAGGCGGCCACCGTCGTGCTGGGGACGACGTCGGCGCTCGTGGACCGGGCCCGGCGGACGGGCGCGCGGGACGCGCGGCTCGCGGCCGTCGCGCTGCCCGGCCCCCGCCGGCCCGTGGAACCCGACGACCCCGACCGGCTGCGGCCCAAGGTCCGCGCCGAACTCGGCGCGATCGGACGGCCGTTGCTCATGGCCGTCGGCTCCCTGGAACGCCACCGCGGGTACGACGTACTGCTGGACGCGGCGCGCGTGTGGCGCCGCCTCGACCCGGTTCCCCTGGTCGTGATCGCCGGGGAGGGGCCGCTGCGCGGCGAACTCCAGGGGCGGATCGAGGAGGAGGGGCTGCCGGTCCGGCTCATCGGGCGGCGCGACGGCGTCACCGACCTGCTCGCCGCCGCCGACCTCGCGCTGCTGCCGAGCCGCTGGGAGGCCCGCTCCGTCCTCGCCCAGGAGGCGCTCCACGCGCGCGTGCCGCTCGTCGCGACCGACGTCGGCGGCATCCCCGAACTCGTCGGCGACGCGGCCGAACTCGTGCCGTACGGCGACGCGAAGGCTCTGGCGGACTCCGTCGTACGCCTGCTCGGCGACCCCGCCCGCCGGGAGCTGCTGAAGGAAAAGGGCGCCCGGCAGGCGGCGAGCTGGCCGACCGAGGACGAGACGGTCGCCCAGGTCCTCAGTGTGTACGACGAGTTGACCCAGCCCCGGCCCCTGACGTGA
- the recN gene encoding DNA repair protein RecN, which translates to MRIRSLGVIDDAVVELSPGFTAVTGETGAGKTMVVTSLGLLLGGRADPALVRTGAGKAVVEGRITVSPDDTAALRAEEAGAELDDGALLISRTVSAEGRSRAHLGGRSVPVGVLAELADELVAVHGQTDQQGLLKLSRQRQALDRYAGDAVAVPLAKYGEAYKRLRAVSAELDEITTRARERAQEADMLRYGLDEIAAVEPRAGEDVELAEEAERLGHAEALASAAAAAHAALAGNPEDPEGVDAGTLVAGAQRALDAVRSHDPALAALADRIGEIGILLRDAAGDLAGYADDLDADPLRLAAVEERRAALTGLTRKYGEDIAAVLAWAENGAARLTELDGDDERIGELTAERDALRAELGGLAQALTDARTEAAERFAAAVTAELASLAMPHARVSFDIRQTEDPDGVEVGGRPVAYGPAGVDEVELLLAPHPGAPPRPIAKGASGGELSRVMLAVEVVFAGTDPVPTYLFDEVDAGVGGKAAVEIGRRLARLAKSAQVVVVTHLPQVAAFADRQLLVEKTNDGSVTRSGVKVLEGEDRVRELSRMLAGQEDSETARAHAEELLATARADL; encoded by the coding sequence ATGCGGATACGGTCGCTCGGTGTGATCGACGACGCCGTCGTCGAGCTGTCGCCGGGGTTCACCGCGGTCACCGGTGAGACGGGTGCGGGCAAGACCATGGTGGTCACCAGCCTGGGATTGCTGCTGGGCGGCCGGGCCGACCCGGCGCTCGTACGGACCGGGGCCGGGAAGGCCGTCGTGGAGGGTCGGATCACCGTCTCCCCGGACGACACGGCCGCCCTGCGCGCCGAGGAGGCCGGGGCCGAGCTCGACGACGGGGCCCTGCTGATCAGCCGTACCGTTTCGGCCGAGGGGCGTTCCCGAGCGCACCTGGGTGGACGCAGCGTGCCCGTGGGCGTGCTGGCCGAGCTCGCCGACGAGCTGGTGGCCGTGCACGGGCAGACCGACCAGCAGGGGCTGCTCAAGCTGTCCCGGCAGCGGCAGGCGCTCGACCGGTACGCGGGCGACGCGGTCGCCGTGCCGCTGGCCAAGTACGGCGAGGCGTACAAGCGGCTGCGGGCCGTCTCCGCCGAGCTCGACGAGATCACCACGCGCGCGCGGGAACGGGCCCAGGAGGCCGACATGCTGCGCTACGGCCTCGACGAGATCGCCGCCGTCGAGCCCCGGGCCGGTGAGGACGTGGAGCTGGCCGAGGAGGCCGAGCGGCTCGGGCACGCCGAGGCCCTGGCGTCCGCCGCCGCGGCCGCGCACGCCGCCCTGGCGGGCAATCCGGAGGACCCCGAGGGCGTCGACGCCGGGACGCTCGTCGCGGGCGCCCAGCGGGCCCTGGACGCCGTACGGTCGCACGACCCGGCGCTGGCCGCGCTCGCCGACCGCATCGGCGAGATCGGGATCCTGCTGCGCGACGCGGCGGGGGACCTGGCCGGGTACGCCGACGACCTGGACGCCGATCCGCTGCGGCTGGCGGCCGTCGAGGAGCGGCGGGCCGCGCTCACCGGGCTGACCAGGAAGTACGGCGAGGACATCGCCGCCGTGCTGGCCTGGGCGGAGAACGGCGCGGCCCGGCTGACCGAACTCGACGGCGACGACGAGCGGATCGGGGAGCTGACCGCCGAGCGGGACGCGCTCCGTGCCGAACTGGGCGGGCTCGCCCAGGCGTTGACGGACGCGCGGACGGAGGCCGCCGAGCGGTTCGCCGCCGCCGTGACCGCCGAACTGGCCTCGCTGGCCATGCCGCACGCGCGCGTGTCCTTCGACATCCGGCAGACCGAGGACCCCGACGGCGTGGAGGTCGGCGGGCGGCCCGTCGCCTACGGGCCCGCCGGTGTGGACGAGGTGGAGCTGCTGCTGGCCCCGCACCCGGGCGCGCCGCCCCGGCCGATCGCCAAGGGCGCCTCCGGCGGTGAGCTGTCCCGCGTGATGCTGGCCGTGGAGGTCGTGTTCGCGGGGACGGATCCCGTGCCGACGTACCTCTTCGACGAGGTCGACGCCGGGGTCGGCGGCAAGGCGGCGGTCGAGATCGGCCGGCGGCTCGCGCGCCTGGCGAAGAGCGCGCAGGTCGTGGTCGTGACGCATCTGCCGCAGGTGGCCGCCTTCGCCGACCGGCAGTTGCTGGTCGAGAAGACGAACGACGGGTCCGTGACCCGCTCCGGCGTCAAGGTCCTGGAAGGGGAGGACCGGGTGCGGGAGCTGTCCCGGATGCTCGCCGGCCAGGAGGACTCGGAGACGGCCCGGGCGCACGCGGAGGAGTTGCTGGCGACGGCCCGGGCGGACCTGTAG
- a CDS encoding NAD kinase, translated as MTENRARTVFLLAHTGRPAAVRSAELVVKGLLRSGLGVRVLEAEARDLPLPDEVELVKEATPQCLDGCELLIVLGGDGTLLRGAEFARASGVPMLGVNLGRVGFLAEAERDDLDKVVDRVVTKAYEVEERMTVDVVVHRNGDIVHTDWALNEAAVQKVSAERMLEVVLEIDGRPVTGFGCDGIVLSTPTGSTAYAFSAGGPVVWPEVEALLMVPISAHALFAKPLVTSPDSVLAVEVLPHIPPGVLWCDGRRTVELPPGARVEVRRGAVPVRLARLHHASFTDRLVAKFALPVSGWRGAPH; from the coding sequence TTGACCGAGAACCGAGCTCGTACTGTTTTCCTGCTCGCCCACACGGGGCGGCCCGCCGCCGTGCGCAGTGCCGAGCTCGTCGTGAAGGGGCTGCTGCGCTCCGGCCTCGGCGTCCGCGTCCTGGAGGCCGAGGCGCGCGACCTGCCGCTGCCGGACGAGGTGGAGCTGGTCAAGGAGGCGACCCCGCAGTGCCTCGACGGCTGCGAGCTGCTCATCGTGCTCGGCGGCGACGGCACGCTCCTGCGCGGCGCGGAGTTCGCGCGGGCGTCGGGCGTGCCGATGCTCGGCGTCAACCTGGGGCGGGTCGGGTTCCTCGCGGAGGCCGAGCGGGACGACCTCGACAAGGTCGTCGACCGGGTGGTGACCAAGGCGTACGAGGTCGAGGAGCGGATGACCGTCGACGTCGTGGTGCACCGCAACGGGGACATCGTGCACACGGACTGGGCGCTGAACGAGGCGGCCGTGCAGAAGGTGTCCGCCGAGCGGATGCTGGAGGTCGTCCTGGAGATCGACGGGCGGCCGGTGACCGGGTTCGGCTGTGACGGGATCGTGCTGTCGACTCCGACCGGGTCGACCGCGTACGCCTTCTCGGCGGGCGGGCCGGTGGTGTGGCCGGAGGTCGAGGCGCTGCTGATGGTGCCGATCTCCGCGCACGCGCTGTTCGCGAAGCCGCTCGTGACATCGCCGGATTCTGTGTTGGCTGTGGAGGTTCTGCCCCACATTCCGCCGGGGGTCCTGTGGTGTGACGGGCGGCGGACCGTGGAGTTGCCGCCGGGGGCGCGGGTCGAGGTGCGGCGCGGGGCCGTGCCGGTGCGGCTGGCTCGGCTGCACCACGCGTCCTTCACCGACCGGCTGGTGGCGAAGTTCGCGCTGCCTGTTTCCGGGTGGCGCGGGGCTCCTCATTAG
- a CDS encoding TlyA family RNA methyltransferase, translating to MAGVARRRLDAELVRRKLARSREHAGQLIAAGRVSVGKTVATKPATQVETAAAIVVAADENDPDYVSRGGHKLAGALEAFVPQGLTVEGRRALDAGASTGGFTDVLLRAGAAHVVAVDVGYGQLAWSLQNDERVTVKDRTNVRELTLEAIDGEPVDLVVGDLSFIPLGLVLPALVRCVKPDADLVMMVKPQFEVGKERLGSGGVVRSPQLRAEAVRGVAEKAWGLGLGAKGVTASPLPGPSGNVEYFLWLRAGAPELDPADVDRAVAEGPR from the coding sequence GTGGCAGGAGTCGCACGCCGCCGTCTGGACGCGGAGCTGGTCCGCCGGAAGCTCGCGCGCTCGCGTGAGCATGCCGGCCAGCTGATCGCCGCCGGGCGCGTCTCCGTCGGCAAGACCGTCGCGACCAAGCCCGCCACGCAGGTGGAGACGGCCGCGGCGATCGTCGTCGCGGCCGACGAGAACGACCCCGACTACGTCTCGCGCGGCGGCCACAAGCTCGCCGGCGCGCTGGAGGCGTTCGTGCCGCAGGGGCTGACCGTCGAGGGGCGCAGGGCGCTCGACGCCGGCGCGTCCACCGGCGGTTTCACCGACGTCCTGCTGCGCGCGGGCGCCGCCCACGTCGTCGCCGTCGACGTCGGATACGGACAACTCGCCTGGTCCCTTCAGAACGATGAACGCGTCACCGTCAAGGACCGTACGAACGTACGCGAGTTGACGCTTGAAGCGATCGATGGGGAGCCTGTGGATCTTGTCGTGGGGGATTTGTCCTTCATCCCGCTCGGGCTGGTCCTGCCCGCCCTGGTGCGGTGCGTGAAGCCGGACGCCGACCTGGTGATGATGGTCAAGCCGCAGTTCGAGGTGGGGAAGGAGCGGCTGGGCAGCGGGGGAGTCGTACGCAGCCCCCAGCTGCGGGCCGAAGCGGTCCGGGGGGTGGCCGAGAAGGCCTGGGGCCTGGGGCTCGGCGCGAAGGGCGTGACGGCCAGTCCGCTGCCCGGGCCGTCGGGGAATGTCGAATACTTCTTGTGGCTGCGGGCCGGGGCACCGGAACTGGACCCGGCCGACGTTGACCGTGCAGTGGCGGAGGGGCCGCGTTGA
- a CDS encoding SCP2 sterol-binding domain-containing protein: MATIEECRSALDKLSDNMQRAEGDAREAAALDRSVSCHITDLDVTFAGRMRGGRIEVHDTVPGPPPGKAEIRLAMTGDDLVALVDGELNFAAAWGSGRVKLHAGLRDLLRLRKLL, translated from the coding sequence ATGGCCACGATCGAGGAGTGCCGCAGCGCACTCGACAAGCTCTCGGACAACATGCAGCGCGCCGAAGGGGACGCCCGCGAGGCCGCGGCCCTGGACCGCTCGGTGAGCTGCCACATCACGGACCTGGACGTCACCTTCGCCGGCCGGATGCGGGGCGGGCGGATCGAGGTGCACGACACGGTGCCGGGGCCGCCGCCCGGCAAGGCCGAGATCAGACTGGCCATGACCGGCGACGACCTGGTGGCCCTGGTCGACGGCGAGCTGAACTTCGCCGCCGCCTGGGGCTCGGGCCGGGTGAAGCTGCACGCGGGGCTGCGGGACCTGCTCCGCCTCAGGAAGCTTCTGTAG
- a CDS encoding ABC transporter ATP-binding protein, whose translation MSTGTGVGTNAERSISSGLNNRRSTVNRLSAENVTLAYDQRVIAEQLSVEIPDHSFTVIVGPNACGKSTLLRALSRMLKPSEGRVLLDGQVIQSMPAKKVARTLGLLPQSSIAPDGITVADLVGRGRYPHQGILRQWSTEDERVVQESMRQTGVAELADRYVDELSGGQRQRVWIAMALAQQTPLLLLDEPTTYLDIQHQIDVLDLCAELHEEQGRTLVAVLHDLNHAARYATHLIALREGRVIAQGAPNDIVTAELVEEVFGLRCQVIDDPETGTPLIVPAARKARIRDAAGAESEARAEKVAATEAS comes from the coding sequence ATGAGCACCGGCACCGGCGTGGGCACGAACGCCGAGCGCAGCATCAGCAGCGGGCTGAACAACCGAAGGAGCACCGTGAACCGTCTGTCCGCCGAGAACGTCACCCTCGCCTACGACCAGCGGGTCATCGCCGAGCAGTTGTCGGTGGAGATACCCGACCACTCCTTCACCGTGATCGTCGGCCCCAACGCGTGCGGCAAGTCGACGCTGCTGCGGGCGCTGTCGCGGATGCTCAAGCCGAGCGAGGGCCGGGTGCTGCTCGACGGGCAGGTCATCCAGTCGATGCCCGCGAAGAAGGTCGCGCGCACCCTCGGCCTGCTCCCCCAGTCGTCCATCGCGCCCGACGGCATCACCGTCGCCGATCTCGTCGGCAGGGGCCGCTACCCGCACCAGGGCATCCTGCGCCAGTGGTCCACCGAGGACGAGCGGGTCGTCCAGGAGTCCATGCGGCAGACCGGCGTCGCCGAGCTCGCCGACCGCTACGTCGACGAGCTGTCCGGCGGCCAGCGCCAGCGGGTGTGGATCGCCATGGCGCTAGCCCAGCAGACCCCGCTGCTGCTGCTCGACGAGCCGACGACGTACCTGGACATCCAGCACCAGATCGACGTGCTGGACCTGTGCGCGGAGCTGCACGAGGAGCAGGGGCGCACGCTCGTCGCCGTGCTGCACGACCTGAACCACGCCGCCCGCTACGCCACCCACCTCATCGCCCTGCGCGAGGGCAGGGTCATCGCGCAGGGCGCGCCGAACGACATCGTCACGGCCGAGCTGGTAGAGGAGGTCTTCGGGCTGCGCTGCCAGGTCATCGACGACCCGGAGACGGGCACGCCGCTGATCGTGCCGGCGGCGCGGAAGGCCCGGATCAGGGACGCGGCGGGGGCGGAGTCCGAGGCCCGCGCGGAGAAGGTCGCCGCTACAGAAGCTTCCTGA